The nucleotide sequence AGTACCATAATAAAGTGAAAGGCCGAAACCCTGGGATCCTTCAATAAAAACATCCCTTTCATCATCTAATGCTTCATTTACTTCTTTTGGAACATCAGTTATGTAATCTTTTAATTCTGGGAAATCTTCAGCTCTTTTTACTGTTCTATTTACCCTATCAGCATTTGCAGGCCCGCATCCTGTTCCAGTACTCCCTATTTTTTTAGCAAGGTAATCTGAAGATTTATCCCGTTCTTTATGTTTTTCTTCAATTATTGCACATCTGTAATCAGCAAAAGTTCTGCCCTTAACATTATATTTATTTAAATAATCAAGTTCATGCATAAAAACGCCAGGATCAACAAGCACTCCGGCCCCAATAAGTAATTTTGCACCAGTGTAGAAAAATCCAGAAGGAGTTAGCCTTAATCCATATTTATCTCCCTTAAATTCCACAGAATGTCCTGCATTAGGACCTACTCCTGCTCTTGCTATAATATCAGGTTTATCATTGTAACAGAGATAAGTGATACATTTTCCTTTACCTTCATCTCCCCAGGCGCCACCGACCAATATACTACATGTCATTTTTAGTTCTCCATATTTCTTTGCCTCTCATACTTTGGGAAGCCTTAAATAAAAATCTTTCCATTATGTTATTGGTTTGAAATTCTAAATAAATATTCTGTCAATTATATATCTAATATTTTTGACTGAATTTTCTTATACTCTCCCCATTAACAGATTCATGGAAAAAATGAACCTAAGATATGTTAAATTTAGTATTAGGAGTATTAATTTTAATTTAACTTTTATATAACACATCAAAGATGTTTATAATGTTTTTAATACCTAATCTAAAGTCTTCTATCCTTATATTCTCATTTGGAGCATGAACAAGTGATCCCCAATATTCTACACCCACAGAAACTGTTGGTATCCCTAATTTATTGATAAAATTGTAAACAGGACTGCTACCAACTGAAATAGGATAAATTAAAGGTTTTAAACCATATGTTTTTGCTGTAGCTTCTTTAATAATCTCAGTTGCAAAGGAAGAGGCTGGAATTTTAGCAGCTTCGTATCCATAAAGATAATTAACATCTACATCATCAAATCCATATTTTTTAACGTGTTTATAAAGATTTTTAAGTAGATTTTCTACTTTTTGTCCTGGAAGGAATCTAAAATCCACTTTAGCATATGCTTCGCTTGGTACAATGGTTTTGGAGCTTGCCCCAGCATAGCCAGTATGTAAACCATCAATATTACATGTAGGTTCCAAATATAAAGATTTTAGAGCATCAAAACCTTTATAATTACCTACAAATGCATTTAGCCCATATTTTTCCATTATTTCCTCATCATTGAAGGGAATATTTTTTAGAAGGTTTTCTTCTTCTCCTTCAACCAAGTCTATGTCATCATAGAAACCTTCAATAAGTATTCTACCGTTTTTATCCCTTAAACTGCTTAAAAACTCCATTAAACGCCATATAGGGTTGGGAATTAAACCAGCCCTTCCAGAATGCACATCTTTATTCGGCCCTATAACTTTAAAATCAAAATAAGCAATTCCTTTATAACCCAATTTTACGGTTGGTATTTCGTTTTCATGCCGATCTCCTGATTCCCAAACCCCCATATCCGCTTTAAAAAGCTCTTCATATTTATCCACATATCGGGGAAGAGAAACACCTCCAATTTCCTCTTCTCCCTCAAAAATAAATTTTACTGCAACTGGAAGTTCTCCATGAGTCCTTAATATTGATTCTACAGCTTTTATCCTGGCTATTATATTTCCCTTGTTATCTGCAACTCCACGAGCAAATATTTTATTATTTCTAATGGTTGGTTCAAAAGGAGGGCTTTTCCAGAGCTCTAATGGATCTGCAGGCTGCACATCGTAATGATTATAAAAAATAATTGTTTTTTCATAGGATTCTGGCTTGTATTCACCATAAACTAATGGATTTGCATCATCAAGTCTTAATATTCTTGAATCTATTCCTGCACCCTTCATAATTCCCATTACTTTCACAGATGCTTCTTCTATACATCTATTTTCCGCTGATACTGATGGAATAGAACATAAAACTTTTAAATCTTCGATAAATGCATCTAAATTTTGGTCAACGTATTCCAGCGCTTCCTGCATCAGATCACCAGTAATATATTTTGATATGGTAATGATCTGATTTTAATCTTAATAAAATTTAAGAAAAATAGTTAAAATAAAAAAATAATTAGAAGGATAAATTGGATATCCTTTCCATGGCTTCTTTGGTATTTTTAAGGGTATTAAAGGCTGTTATTCTGAAATAGCCTTCTCCACTTGGACCAAAACCTACACCTGGTGTTCCAACCACGTTGGCTTCATTTAAAAGAAGGTCAAAGAATTCCCATGAATCCATGTTATTTGGAGTTTTAACCCAGATATATGGCGAATTAGTTCCACCATAAACATTTAAACCGAGTTTTTCCAAACTTTCTTTGATAATTGCTGCATTTTTCATATAGTAGCTTACCAGTTCCTTAATTTCCTTCTGACCCTCTTCTGAATAAATTGCCTTAGCAGCCATTTGAACTGGATAAGAAACACCGTTAAACTTGGTAGTTAATCTTCTAAACCATAATTCATTTAATGAATATGGATTACCGGAAGCATCGAAACCCATTAATTCTTTAGGTACAACAGTGTAGGCACATCTTGTTCCTGTAAATCCAGCATTTTTGGAAAAGCTTCTAAATTCTATAGCAACTTCTTTTGCCCCTTCAATTTCATATATGCTTCGAGGAATTTCTTCTTCCTGTACGTAAGATTCGTATGCGGCATCGAATAATATAACTGATTTATTTTCTCGTGCATAATCGACCCATTTAGCCAGTTGTTCCCTTGTAAGCACCGTACCTGTTGGATTGTTAGGGTAACA is from Methanobacterium sp. and encodes:
- a CDS encoding adenylosuccinate synthetase; this encodes MTCSILVGGAWGDEGKGKCITYLCYNDKPDIIARAGVGPNAGHSVEFKGDKYGLRLTPSGFFYTGAKLLIGAGVLVDPGVFMHELDYLNKYNVKGRTFADYRCAIIEEKHKERDKSSDYLAKKIGSTGTGCGPANADRVNRTVKRAEDFPELKDYITDVPKEVNEALDDERDVFIEGSQGFGLSLYYGTYPFVTSKDTTASTFAADVGIGPTRVDDVIVVFKSYITRVGEGPFKTEISEKEAEKKGLEEYGTVTGRRRRVGTFDMDLAKESCMINGATQIALTCVDKIFPECERVKDYSKLSAEVKKFVNEIEGETGVPVTIISTGPDLEDTIDLREELL
- a CDS encoding M20/M25/M40 family metallo-hydrolase — encoded protein: MQEALEYVDQNLDAFIEDLKVLCSIPSVSAENRCIEEASVKVMGIMKGAGIDSRILRLDDANPLVYGEYKPESYEKTIIFYNHYDVQPADPLELWKSPPFEPTIRNNKIFARGVADNKGNIIARIKAVESILRTHGELPVAVKFIFEGEEEIGGVSLPRYVDKYEELFKADMGVWESGDRHENEIPTVKLGYKGIAYFDFKVIGPNKDVHSGRAGLIPNPIWRLMEFLSSLRDKNGRILIEGFYDDIDLVEGEEENLLKNIPFNDEEIMEKYGLNAFVGNYKGFDALKSLYLEPTCNIDGLHTGYAGASSKTIVPSEAYAKVDFRFLPGQKVENLLKNLYKHVKKYGFDDVDVNYLYGYEAAKIPASSFATEIIKEATAKTYGLKPLIYPISVGSSPVYNFINKLGIPTVSVGVEYWGSLVHAPNENIRIEDFRLGIKNIINIFDVLYKS
- a CDS encoding LL-diaminopimelate aminotransferase, coding for MAVQINENFLLLKSNYIFAEIDNRVEKYEKENPDANIIRMGIGDVTKPLPGAVIKGFKQGVDEMGQAETFKGYGPYRGYDFLIEEIIKNDYAPLGIQLDSEEVFVSEGAKPDTGNIQEIFGINNVVAVTDPVYPVYVESNIMAGRGGPMGEDGKYEGLVYLPCTEENNFIPELPETQVDLIYLCYPNNPTGTVLTREQLAKWVDYARENKSVILFDAAYESYVQEEEIPRSIYEIEGAKEVAIEFRSFSKNAGFTGTRCAYTVVPKELMGFDASGNPYSLNELWFRRLTTKFNGVSYPVQMAAKAIYSEEGQKEIKELVSYYMKNAAIIKESLEKLGLNVYGGTNSPYIWVKTPNNMDSWEFFDLLLNEANVVGTPGVGFGPSGEGYFRITAFNTLKNTKEAMERISNLSF